The following are encoded in a window of Ranitomeya variabilis isolate aRanVar5 chromosome 6, aRanVar5.hap1, whole genome shotgun sequence genomic DNA:
- the LOC143781547 gene encoding uncharacterized protein LOC143781547, whose protein sequence is MDDYSIYMTDRILSLTLEIMFLLTGEDYTIVKKAFADHKMSGCGPSGSIGAVISKELVVMSPCRSVKQQASNERKGSSAHQPNHSTTANRRGSCSVSGRRRLLLYRRMGLH, encoded by the exons ATGGATGATTACAGCATTTACATGACTGACAGGATTTTAAGCCTCACCCTGGAGATTATGTTCCTCCTGACAGGAGAG GATTACACAATTGTGAAGAAGGCCTTCGCTGATCACAAAATGTCCGGCTGTGGACCCTCAGGGTCTATAGGAGCAGTGATATCTAAGGAACTTGTTGTGATGTCTCCGTGTCGCTCAGTAAAACAACAAGCTAGTAATGAAAGAAAGGGTTCTTCAGCTCACCAACCAAATCATTCAACAACTGCTAACAGGAGAG GTTCCTGTTCGGTGTCAGGACGTCGCCGTCTACTTCTCTATAGAAGAATGGGATTACATTGA